A genomic region of Chlorobaculum parvum NCIB 8327 contains the following coding sequences:
- a CDS encoding MFS transporter translates to MSAVAEEPSPEPNVADGPARQTEGLKSRFLQAFPPFAGRNFRLYFVGQIISMIGTWIEMVAQGWLVLEMTGSAFWVGVAAAASTVPTLLLSLLGGMIVDRYPRKMVLLLTQVLLMMLSFAFGAIILAGLATIPVILFLAFLIGSVSAVATPAIQAFISEIVERKHLASAVALNSSIFNASRVIGPVLAGILITWIGTGGAYLVNGLSFIAVIAALLAIKLSDATPRPKTTEHPIQSIRDGIAYAWRHPIIRAIVLFVAVVSVFGWSFMSMLPVVAKRTFGIGADGMGYLYSAFGFGSLCGTVVVSASSGRVHSGKMVIGGILTFASGLLAFTFTTVLPVALSFLFISGLGMLTAFATMTGTVQRLVEDRFRGRVMSIYLMVLLGLMPFGNLLMGFVSEHLGTALALRGGALVSMVAAVSLFTYRKEISKAWDAYRASSGT, encoded by the coding sequence ATGAGCGCTGTTGCTGAAGAGCCGTCTCCTGAACCAAACGTTGCCGACGGTCCCGCCCGGCAAACCGAAGGGCTGAAGTCGAGGTTTCTCCAGGCGTTTCCGCCGTTTGCGGGCCGGAACTTCCGGCTCTATTTTGTTGGTCAGATCATTTCCATGATCGGCACCTGGATCGAGATGGTGGCGCAGGGTTGGCTGGTGCTTGAAATGACCGGCTCGGCATTCTGGGTTGGCGTGGCCGCGGCGGCTTCGACCGTACCGACGTTGCTGTTGTCGCTTCTGGGGGGTATGATCGTTGACCGCTATCCCCGCAAAATGGTGCTGCTTCTGACCCAGGTGCTTCTGATGATGCTGTCGTTCGCTTTTGGCGCAATCATTCTTGCCGGTCTGGCGACCATCCCGGTCATTCTCTTCCTTGCTTTCCTGATCGGCAGCGTCAGCGCGGTGGCCACGCCTGCCATTCAGGCTTTCATCAGCGAAATCGTGGAGCGAAAGCACCTTGCGTCGGCGGTGGCGCTGAACTCCTCGATCTTCAACGCCTCACGCGTGATCGGGCCGGTGCTTGCCGGTATCCTGATCACCTGGATCGGTACGGGCGGCGCTTACTTGGTCAACGGCCTCAGCTTCATTGCCGTGATTGCCGCGCTGCTTGCCATCAAGCTCAGCGATGCGACCCCACGACCGAAAACTACCGAACATCCGATCCAGTCGATCCGGGACGGCATCGCTTATGCGTGGCGGCACCCGATTATCCGGGCGATCGTGCTCTTTGTGGCGGTGGTCTCCGTGTTCGGATGGTCGTTCATGTCGATGTTGCCGGTGGTGGCCAAGCGAACCTTCGGCATCGGTGCTGACGGCATGGGCTACCTCTACTCGGCCTTTGGCTTCGGTTCGCTGTGCGGTACGGTGGTGGTGTCGGCTTCAAGTGGTAGAGTGCACAGCGGCAAGATGGTGATTGGCGGGATTCTCACCTTCGCTTCGGGGCTGCTGGCCTTCACCTTCACCACCGTGCTGCCGGTGGCGCTCTCGTTTCTCTTCATCTCCGGGCTCGGGATGCTGACCGCTTTCGCAACCATGACCGGCACCGTGCAGCGCCTCGTCGAAGACCGCTTTCGTGGTCGCGTCATGAGCATCTACCTGATGGTGCTGCTCGGCCTGATGCCGTTCGGCAACCTCTTGATGGGCTTTGTCTCGGAGCATCTCGGCACGGCGCTCGCGTTGCGGGGCGGCGCGCTGGTTTCGATGGTTGCTGCCGTTTCACTCTTTACCTACCGAAAAGAGATTTCAAAAGCCTGGGATGCGTATCGGGCTTCGAGCGGAACGTAA
- the msrB gene encoding peptide-methionine (R)-S-oxide reductase MsrB, translated as MKRIILHVPLILFALAACQAAPQGSTVTQSGAAMSSNHSQNPYYSRTDTTKLDLPDEVWKKVLSPELYAVARKGETERAFTGKYWNYEGLGTYYCAACGNALFRSDAKFASTCGWPSFFETVRPGSVEYREDNSYGMMRTEVLCGRCDAHLGHVFDDGPPPTGKRFCMNSVSLDFEPDSN; from the coding sequence ATGAAACGAATCATTTTACATGTTCCGCTGATCCTGTTTGCGCTTGCCGCTTGCCAGGCTGCGCCGCAAGGATCGACGGTAACCCAATCCGGAGCCGCCATGAGCAGCAACCATTCGCAGAATCCCTACTACTCGCGTACCGACACTACCAAGCTCGATCTCCCGGACGAGGTTTGGAAAAAGGTGCTCTCGCCCGAACTGTACGCCGTGGCGCGCAAGGGCGAGACCGAGCGGGCATTCACCGGCAAGTATTGGAATTACGAGGGGCTCGGCACCTACTACTGCGCGGCCTGTGGGAACGCACTTTTCCGCTCCGACGCCAAGTTTGCCAGCACCTGCGGCTGGCCGAGCTTTTTCGAGACCGTGCGTCCCGGCAGCGTCGAATATCGGGAAGACAACTCCTACGGCATGATGCGCACCGAAGTGCTCTGCGGAAGGTGCGATGCCCATCTCGGCCACGTTTTTGACGATGGCCCGCCGCCCACTGGCAAACGCTTCTGCATGAACTCGGTCTCGCTGGACTTTGAGCCGGACAGCAATTGA
- a CDS encoding DHA2 family efflux MFS transporter permease subunit has protein sequence MSSTATAIPGARAPEHHYETGARKWIITVTVIVAAMLELIDTTIVNVAINHISGNLGASIEDVSYVVTSYAIANVIVIPLSGFLGNLFGRRNYFVASIVLFTVASFLCGISTNIWMLVFFRFIQGIGGGGLLPTSQAILYETFRPEDRGAATGIFSMGLVLGPTIGPLLGGYLVDYFAWEWCFFVNIPIGIAAAWAALTFVTEPKVKHAVQKIDWSGIGLLAIGIGSLQFVLERGEQKDWFETDYIVWFTIIAVVSLIAFVWQELHTDHPAVDLSVLARSKNLAIAAVLTFIVGFGLYGSLFVFPVFVQRLLGFTAMLTGLVLFPSAMLTGIISMPLGIALQKGASPKLMMTVGMATFFLFCWELGNQTLMSGAENFFLILLLRGLSLGFIFIPVTLLAVTGLHGKDIGQATGLNNMVRQLGGSFGIAITNTYVAQRVAAHRLDILSHLSPYDPAAVQRLQGMKQALGQYMSSPVEAGQAAMAALEGIVVRQSYHLAYMDAFKMIAILFAICLPLLLFIRVDKKQKADISSAH, from the coding sequence ATGTCAAGTACCGCAACAGCCATACCGGGCGCGCGCGCGCCGGAGCACCATTACGAAACCGGGGCCAGAAAATGGATCATCACGGTAACGGTTATCGTGGCGGCGATGCTCGAACTGATCGACACCACCATCGTCAACGTGGCCATCAACCACATCAGCGGCAACCTCGGCGCGAGCATCGAGGATGTCTCCTACGTGGTCACGAGCTACGCCATCGCCAACGTGATTGTCATTCCGCTGTCGGGATTTCTCGGCAACCTGTTCGGACGCCGCAACTACTTCGTGGCCTCGATCGTGCTCTTCACGGTCGCCTCGTTTTTGTGCGGCATCTCGACCAACATCTGGATGCTGGTCTTCTTCCGCTTCATCCAAGGCATAGGCGGAGGAGGACTGCTGCCCACCTCACAGGCGATCCTTTACGAAACCTTCAGGCCGGAGGATCGCGGCGCGGCGACAGGCATCTTTTCGATGGGGCTGGTGCTCGGCCCGACCATCGGGCCGCTGCTTGGCGGTTACCTCGTGGACTATTTCGCCTGGGAATGGTGCTTCTTCGTGAACATCCCGATCGGCATCGCGGCGGCGTGGGCGGCGCTCACCTTCGTTACCGAACCGAAGGTCAAGCACGCCGTGCAGAAGATCGACTGGTCGGGCATCGGACTGCTTGCCATCGGTATCGGCTCACTCCAGTTCGTACTCGAACGGGGCGAACAGAAAGACTGGTTCGAGACCGATTATATCGTCTGGTTCACCATCATCGCGGTGGTATCACTGATAGCTTTTGTCTGGCAGGAGCTGCACACCGACCATCCGGCGGTTGACCTCTCCGTGCTGGCGCGAAGCAAAAACCTGGCCATCGCCGCCGTTCTGACTTTCATCGTCGGCTTCGGGCTGTACGGTTCACTGTTCGTCTTTCCGGTCTTCGTGCAACGCCTGCTGGGCTTCACGGCAATGCTGACCGGCCTGGTGCTCTTTCCCAGCGCCATGCTCACCGGCATCATTTCTATGCCGCTCGGCATAGCTTTGCAGAAAGGAGCATCGCCGAAGCTGATGATGACGGTTGGCATGGCCACATTCTTTTTGTTCTGCTGGGAACTGGGCAACCAGACGCTCATGTCGGGTGCAGAAAACTTCTTTCTGATACTGCTCCTCCGTGGGCTCTCGCTCGGATTCATCTTCATTCCGGTCACCCTGCTCGCCGTCACGGGACTGCACGGCAAGGATATTGGGCAGGCGACCGGCCTGAACAACATGGTACGGCAGCTCGGCGGTTCGTTCGGCATCGCCATCACCAACACCTACGTCGCCCAGCGAGTGGCTGCGCACCGCCTTGACATTCTCAGCCACCTCTCGCCCTACGACCCCGCCGCCGTCCAGCGATTGCAGGGTATGAAGCAGGCGCTTGGCCAGTACATGAGTTCGCCAGTCGAAGCAGGACAGGCCGCGATGGCTGCGCTCGAAGGCATCGTCGTCCGCCAGAGCTACCACCTGGCATACATGGACGCCTTCAAGATGATCGCCATCCTGTTTGCAATATGCCTGCCACTGTTGCTCTTCATCAGGGTTGACAAAAAGCAGAAAGCCGACATCTCGTCGGCGCACTGA
- a CDS encoding HlyD family secretion protein gives MSEQQQSNHEKPANALDKRPQGQSWPRLAIFGVLLAIGLGWGGMEFVHSLSHEETDDAQITGDIYPVSPRVPGNVLDVMVDSNQMVKAGDTLLTIDQSDYLVKRDMAQAQLLRARAAVSAAKAEIVAAGANQTKLNADLRRSRNLQKQDVISRAELDAVTAGATASTAQHSAAGDQYKAALAQEKLAEAELKNAELMLSWTTVTAPADGQVAKKNVQPGQFVSPGQQLIAIVGSDELWVVANFKETQLEHMRPGQKVIIKVDAFPGKELKGHIDSISAGTGAQFALLPPDNASGNFVKVAQRVPVKIVFDEKPELPLAAGMNVIAEVKVK, from the coding sequence ATGTCAGAACAGCAGCAATCAAACCACGAAAAACCGGCGAATGCCCTCGACAAACGACCGCAGGGGCAATCATGGCCTCGGCTGGCCATCTTCGGTGTCCTGCTCGCCATCGGCCTCGGCTGGGGCGGCATGGAATTCGTTCACTCGCTCAGCCATGAGGAGACCGACGACGCCCAGATCACCGGAGACATCTACCCGGTCAGCCCCCGCGTGCCCGGAAACGTGCTCGACGTGATGGTTGATTCAAACCAGATGGTCAAGGCTGGCGACACGCTTCTGACCATCGACCAGTCTGACTATCTGGTCAAGCGCGACATGGCTCAGGCCCAGCTCCTCCGGGCGCGCGCCGCAGTGTCGGCGGCAAAGGCGGAAATCGTGGCTGCAGGCGCAAACCAGACCAAGCTCAATGCCGACCTTCGCCGCAGCCGGAACCTCCAGAAGCAGGATGTGATCTCCCGCGCCGAACTCGATGCTGTCACGGCGGGCGCCACAGCCTCGACAGCCCAGCACTCCGCAGCCGGAGACCAGTACAAAGCCGCACTTGCGCAGGAAAAGCTTGCCGAGGCCGAGCTGAAGAACGCCGAGCTCATGCTTTCGTGGACAACCGTCACCGCACCGGCTGACGGACAGGTCGCCAAAAAGAATGTGCAACCGGGCCAGTTCGTCTCGCCCGGCCAGCAGCTCATCGCCATTGTCGGCAGCGACGAACTCTGGGTGGTGGCCAACTTCAAGGAAACCCAGCTCGAACATATGCGCCCCGGCCAGAAGGTGATCATCAAAGTCGATGCCTTCCCCGGCAAGGAGCTGAAAGGCCATATCGACTCAATTTCTGCGGGAACCGGCGCGCAGTTCGCCCTGCTCCCGCCCGATAACGCCAGCGGCAACTTCGTGAAAGTGGCCCAGCGGGTTCCGGTCAAGATCGTCTTCGACGAAAAGCCCGAACTGCCGCTTGCCGCCGGAATGAATGTGATCGCAGAAGTGAAGGTGAAGTGA
- a CDS encoding universal stress protein has protein sequence MTNTVAKSSRTILCPTDFSVASTQALLHAAGQCGGNAELIVLHIGASGSGDHGTMLKEHLHNFSGYSDLLSGYGCRVRFAVEYGTPSAAIIEYAEKADADLIVMGSHGASDFRRLLVGSTAEAVMRQATRPVLVLRSPKRDGEKTSHQKEQTEVLTNSND, from the coding sequence ATGACAAATACCGTTGCGAAATCATCCAGAACCATTCTCTGCCCGACCGACTTCTCTGTCGCCTCGACACAGGCCCTGCTTCATGCCGCAGGGCAGTGCGGAGGCAACGCGGAGCTGATCGTGCTGCATATCGGAGCCTCCGGCTCAGGCGATCACGGCACAATGCTCAAGGAGCACCTCCATAACTTCTCAGGCTACTCCGACCTGCTTTCGGGCTACGGATGCCGCGTACGTTTCGCCGTCGAGTACGGCACGCCGTCCGCAGCCATCATCGAATACGCCGAAAAAGCCGATGCCGACCTCATCGTGATGGGCTCGCACGGCGCAAGCGATTTCCGACGGCTCCTGGTCGGCAGCACGGCCGAAGCGGTGATGCGCCAGGCAACGCGCCCGGTACTCGTGCTCAGGTCGCCGAAGCGCGATGGAGAAAAAACCTCGCATCAGAAAGAGCAAACCGAAGTATTGACCAACTCCAACGATTGA